Proteins found in one Streptococcus mitis genomic segment:
- a CDS encoding response regulator transcription factor has protein sequence MGKTILLVDDEVEITDIHQRYLVQAGYQVLVAHDGVEALEIFKRKPIDLIITDIMMPRMDGYDLISEVQYLLPEQPFLFITAKTSEQDKIYGLSLGADDFIAKPFSPRELVLRVHNILRRLHRGGETEVVSLGDLRMNHGSHEVQVGDVALDLTVKSFELLWLLASNPERVFSKTDLYEKVWQEDYVDDTNTLNVHIHALRQELAKHASSETPTIKTVWGLGYKIEKARGSQ, from the coding sequence ATGGGAAAGACAATTTTGCTCGTCGATGACGAGGTGGAAATCACAGATATTCATCAACGTTACCTGGTTCAGGCAGGGTATCAGGTTTTGGTGGCCCATGATGGAGTAGAGGCCTTAGAAATCTTCAAGCGAAAACCGATTGATTTGATTATTACAGACATCATGATGCCTCGGATGGATGGTTATGATTTAATCAGTGAGGTCCAATACTTATTGCCAGAGCAGCCTTTTCTCTTTATCACGGCTAAGACCAGTGAGCAGGACAAGATTTACGGTCTAAGTTTGGGGGCAGATGACTTTATTGCCAAGCCCTTTAGCCCTCGTGAGCTGGTTTTGCGCGTCCACAATATCTTGCGTCGCCTTCATCGTGGAGGTGAGACAGAAGTCGTCAGTCTCGGGGATTTACGGATGAATCACGGTAGTCATGAGGTCCAAGTCGGAGATGTGGCGCTTGATTTGACAGTCAAATCCTTCGAACTTCTATGGCTTCTAGCCAGCAATCCAGAGCGAGTTTTTTCTAAAACAGACCTCTATGAAAAAGTCTGGCAGGAAGATTATGTGGATGATACCAATACCTTGAATGTTCATATCCATGCTCTGCGACAGGAGTTGGCTAAACATGCTAGTTCAGAAACACCCACCATCAAAACCGTCTGGGGCTTGGGCTATAAAATTGAGAAAGCACGAGGTAGTCAATGA
- a CDS encoding sensor histidine kinase — MKLKSYILVGYVISTLLTIIVVFWAIQRMLIEEREIYFLVGMTLVASFIGAGISLFLLSPVFTSLAKLKEHAKRVADKDFSSNLEVQGPVEFQQLGQAFNEMSHDLQATFDSLEESEREKGLMIAQLSHDIKTPITSIQATVEGILDGVIKEGEQDHYLATIGRQTERLNKLVEELNFLTLNTARNQVETTSKDSIFLDQLLIECMSEFQFLIEQEERDVHLQVIPESARIEGDYAKLSRILVNLVNNAFKYSAPGTKLEVVAKLENNQLSISVTDEGQGIAPEDLENIFKRLYRVETSRNMKTGGHGLGLAIARELAHQLGGEITVSSQYGLGSTFTLLLNLSGNENKA; from the coding sequence ATGAAATTAAAAAGTTACATTTTAGTGGGGTATGTCATTTCAACACTCCTAACGATTATCGTGGTTTTTTGGGCCATCCAGCGAATGCTAATTGAAGAAAGAGAAATTTATTTCCTAGTGGGTATGACTCTCGTGGCTAGTTTTATCGGTGCTGGGATTAGTCTCTTTCTCCTATCGCCGGTCTTTACTTCATTGGCCAAACTCAAGGAACATGCCAAGCGGGTAGCGGACAAGGACTTTTCATCAAATCTGGAGGTTCAAGGACCTGTAGAATTTCAGCAGTTAGGGCAAGCTTTCAATGAAATGTCCCATGATTTGCAGGCCACCTTTGATTCCTTGGAAGAAAGCGAACGAGAAAAGGGCTTGATGATTGCTCAACTTTCGCATGATATCAAGACCCCCATTACTTCGATTCAAGCGACGGTAGAAGGGATTTTGGATGGGGTTATCAAGGAAGGAGAACAGGACCATTATCTAGCAACCATTGGACGCCAGACAGAAAGACTCAATAAACTGGTTGAAGAGTTGAATTTTTTGACTCTAAATACAGCTAGGAATCAGGTGGAAACGACTAGCAAAGACAGTATTTTTCTAGACCAGCTCTTGATTGAGTGCATGAGTGAATTTCAGTTCTTGATTGAGCAGGAAGAGCGAGATGTCCATTTGCAGGTAATTCCAGAGTCTGCCCGGATTGAGGGAGATTATGCCAAACTTTCTCGTATCTTGGTGAATCTGGTCAATAACGCTTTTAAATACTCAGCTCCAGGGACCAAGTTGGAAGTGGTAGCTAAGCTGGAAAATAACCAGCTCTCAATCAGTGTGACCGATGAGGGACAGGGGATTGCCCCAGAGGATTTGGAGAATATTTTCAAACGCCTTTATCGTGTAGAAACTTCGCGTAACATGAAAACAGGTGGTCATGGCTTAGGGCTTGCGATTGCGCGTGAATTGGCCCATCAATTGGGTGGAGAAATCACAGTCAGTAGCCAGTACGGCCTAGGAAGCACCTTTACCCTCCTTCTTAACCTCTCTGGCAATGAAAATAAAGCTTAA
- the rpsD gene encoding 30S ribosomal protein S4 — MSRYTGPSWKQARRLGLSLTGTGKELARRNYVPGQHGPNNRSKLSEYGLQLAEKQKLRFTYGVGEKQFRNLFVQATKIKGGILGFNFMLLLERRLDNVVYRLGLATTRRQARQFVNHGHILVDGKRVDIPSYRVTPGQVISVREKSLKVPAILEAVEATLGRPAFVSFDAEKLEGSLTRLPERDEINPEINEALVVEFYNKML; from the coding sequence ATGTCACGTTATACAGGACCATCTTGGAAACAAGCTCGTCGCCTTGGCCTTTCACTTACAGGTACAGGTAAAGAATTGGCACGTCGTAACTACGTACCAGGACAACACGGACCAAACAACCGTTCTAAATTGTCAGAATACGGTTTGCAATTGGCTGAAAAACAAAAACTTCGTTTCACTTACGGTGTAGGTGAAAAACAATTCCGTAACTTGTTCGTACAAGCTACAAAAATCAAAGGCGGAATCCTAGGTTTCAACTTCATGCTTCTTTTGGAACGTCGTTTGGATAACGTTGTTTACCGTCTTGGTCTTGCGACTACTCGTCGTCAAGCTCGTCAATTCGTAAACCACGGTCACATCCTTGTTGACGGAAAACGTGTTGATATCCCATCATACCGCGTAACTCCAGGTCAAGTGATCTCAGTTCGTGAGAAATCATTGAAAGTTCCAGCAATCCTTGAAGCAGTAGAAGCTACTCTTGGACGTCCAGCATTCGTATCATTCGACGCTGAAAAATTGGAAGGTTCATTGACTCGCTTGCCAGAACGCGACGAAATCAACCCAGAAATCAACGAAGCACTTGTCGTTGAATTCTACAACAAAATGCTTTAA
- a CDS encoding CPCC family cysteine-rich protein: MNKTIKKNIIMIDGWEHVHCPVCGNLVETYDICDVCQWQNTGETNIDGGPNKMTLAEAKEAYVKGIPII, encoded by the coding sequence ATGAATAAGACTATAAAAAAGAATATAATAATGATTGACGGATGGGAACATGTGCATTGCCCCGTATGTGGAAATTTAGTAGAAACTTATGATATCTGTGATGTTTGTCAATGGCAAAATACAGGAGAAACTAATATAGATGGTGGTCCTAATAAAATGACACTTGCGGAGGCTAAAGAAGCGTATGTTAAGGGAATTCCAATAATATGA